Proteins encoded within one genomic window of Gloeobacter kilaueensis JS1:
- a CDS encoding SIMPL domain-containing protein — translation MTFLPAQAQEATPPERTLTVTGHGSESVPYTDAIFNLGVQADGSTAAEAQAQLRTQLNPLVDRLKQLQVQKLRTTNVQLYPRYNNPVNREPAKVIGFTASSNLSFQVPIAQAGKILDSAVGSGANVVQNLSFSAPDAQLDAARSVALSRAVADAQAQADAVLKSLNLTARQVRSIQVGDTSRPPRPFALAKTLSADASTPIEGGTAQVEADVTLQISY, via the coding sequence ATGACATTTCTCCCTGCCCAGGCCCAGGAGGCAACGCCGCCCGAGCGCACCCTGACGGTGACAGGACACGGAAGCGAGAGCGTTCCGTACACCGATGCGATCTTCAACCTCGGCGTGCAGGCCGACGGTTCCACCGCCGCCGAAGCCCAGGCGCAGTTGCGCACCCAGCTCAACCCCCTGGTCGATCGCCTCAAGCAGTTGCAGGTCCAGAAGCTGCGGACGACAAACGTACAGCTCTATCCGCGCTATAACAACCCCGTCAACCGCGAACCGGCGAAGGTGATCGGCTTTACGGCCAGCAGCAACCTGAGCTTTCAGGTGCCGATCGCCCAGGCGGGCAAAATTCTCGATTCCGCCGTCGGCAGCGGTGCGAACGTCGTGCAGAACCTGAGCTTCAGTGCCCCCGACGCCCAACTCGATGCGGCGCGCAGCGTCGCCCTCAGCCGGGCCGTCGCCGACGCCCAGGCCCAGGCGGATGCCGTGCTCAAAAGCCTCAACCTCACCGCCAGACAGGTGCGTTCGATTCAGGTAGGCGACACCAGTCGCCCGCCCCGACCGTTCGCCCTGGCCAAAACGCTCTCCGCCGACGCTTCGACGCCGATCGAGGGCGGCACCGCCCAGGTCGAAGCGGATGTTACCCTCCAGATCAGCTACTGA
- a CDS encoding putative molybdenum carrier protein has translation MGLSLKQIVSGGQSGVDRAALDAAREQGIAIGGWCPAGHWAEDGPIADEYPLRETPSTDPAQRTAWNVRDSDGTLILTIGALTGGTALTRRLCTELGRPCLVIDLSDTPDPHQVSDWLARQAIKVLNVAGPRLSSRLDIYERAHTFLRSCLSVVAPE, from the coding sequence ATGGGCCTGAGCCTCAAGCAGATCGTGAGCGGCGGCCAGAGCGGCGTCGATCGCGCGGCCCTCGATGCGGCCCGCGAACAAGGTATTGCGATCGGAGGGTGGTGTCCGGCTGGCCACTGGGCAGAAGACGGTCCGATCGCTGACGAATATCCCCTCAGGGAGACGCCGAGCACCGATCCGGCCCAGCGCACCGCCTGGAACGTCCGCGACTCGGACGGCACGCTGATCTTGACAATCGGCGCGCTCACCGGCGGCACTGCCCTTACCCGCCGCCTCTGCACCGAGTTGGGTAGACCCTGCCTGGTGATCGATCTATCGGACACTCCAGACCCGCATCAGGTGAGCGACTGGCTCGCCCGGCAGGCGATCAAAGTTCTCAACGTCGCCGGGCCGCGCCTGAGCAGCCGTCTTGATATCTACGAGCGGGCTCACACTTTTTTGCGCTCGTGTCTATCGGTTGTTGCGCCCGAATGA
- a CDS encoding 2OG-Fe(II) oxygenase, translated as METQSLTIDMLCDALIKDERVITDQERQLLASIFQHIKSHETPSAELEAAIAERLAGAVGNVIGQRMARVFGDAVVRRLVDTQMNTQAARVDAQEPGLPGVPMRIHPPDALPGVPMRIHPPDALPGVPMRIHPPDTTSTRKSREPLIGQQTPNGQRSVNSATIRGTQVAVFEEFLSKEELTGLIEFALAHEAHFQASRVLVPGSGTNNLDFSQRRSRVFFDLERYSTLFTQRILSYWPRIAEKLEYTPFEIAEVEPQMTASNDGDFFGKHTDSTHELSRTREITFIYFFHREPVAFTGGELRIYDTSFENGCSGASSFKGIIPQQNQIVFFPGRLVHEILPVHCPSKAFADSRFTINGWLHR; from the coding sequence GTGGAAACACAATCTCTAACCATCGACATGCTTTGTGATGCTCTGATAAAAGATGAGCGAGTGATCACAGACCAGGAACGGCAGCTATTGGCCAGTATTTTTCAGCACATAAAATCCCATGAAACACCTTCTGCAGAATTAGAAGCGGCGATTGCCGAAAGACTTGCCGGTGCTGTGGGGAATGTTATCGGCCAGCGTATGGCTAGAGTGTTTGGCGATGCGGTGGTGCGTCGTCTTGTGGATACCCAGATGAACACTCAAGCAGCCCGTGTCGATGCACAAGAACCTGGTCTTCCCGGCGTGCCGATGCGCATTCATCCACCCGATGCTCTTCCTGGTGTGCCGATGCGCATTCATCCACCCGATGCTCTTCCTGGTGTGCCGATGCGCATTCATCCACCCGATACGACAAGTACTCGAAAAAGCAGAGAACCGCTCATTGGCCAACAGACTCCCAACGGTCAGCGTTCTGTTAACAGTGCAACCATACGGGGTACGCAGGTTGCAGTCTTTGAAGAGTTTTTATCCAAGGAGGAGTTGACTGGGCTGATCGAATTTGCCCTCGCTCACGAGGCTCACTTTCAAGCCAGCCGGGTACTCGTGCCAGGCAGCGGTACGAACAACCTCGATTTTAGCCAGCGGCGCTCCCGCGTCTTCTTCGATCTAGAAAGGTACTCCACGCTTTTTACTCAGCGCATTCTTTCTTATTGGCCGAGAATTGCTGAGAAGCTCGAATATACACCATTTGAAATCGCAGAAGTCGAGCCGCAGATGACGGCGAGCAACGATGGCGATTTTTTTGGCAAGCACACCGATTCAACCCACGAGTTGAGCCGCACCAGGGAGATCACCTTTATCTATTTCTTCCACCGCGAACCGGTTGCTTTCACTGGTGGAGAGCTGCGAATCTACGACACGTCCTTCGAGAACGGGTGTTCTGGAGCCAGCTCCTTTAAGGGCATCATCCCCCAACAAAACCAGATTGTCTTTTTCCCAGGCCGACTGGTACACGAGATCCTGCCGGTGCATTGCCCCTCGAAGGCGTTTGCCGATAGCCGCTTCACCATCAACGGCTGGTTGCATCGATGA